The Elusimicrobiota bacterium genomic sequence GAAATCGCCGAGTTGGTGGGTGGGGCCGAGGCTTTGGCCTCATAGAGATATCCCCGCGGCGCCGCGGGGATTTTCAGGGGTTTAGGGTCCGTGTAATAGGAGATAACATGGCATTAATAGGCGAATTGTTGAACGAGAAGCGCCGGCATCCCCGGTTCCCGGTGGGGATCGCCCTGGACGTGCATTCCCATGGCCAGCCAGTGAACAAGCATCGCGGGACCATCGCGGACCTTTCGATCAGCGGCATGTCCTTCGAGACGGATGCCGTGCTCGAGCAGGGCATGAGCCTCTACCTCAAGCTCGCCAAGCTCGACCAGCCCCTGGAGATCCGGGGCGAAATCCGCCACATGAAGGGATCATCCGGCCAGGGCCTGCACCGCTACGGCGTGCATTTCCACAAGATCGGCTACATGGACCGCCAGGGTCTGCGGCCAGACCGTTTTATCACGGCCAAGTTCCGAAAAGGAAAATTATAGAGGAGGCCCCCGCAGCGTTGCGGGGGTTTTCGGGGGTTTCGGATTCGTATATAGGAGAGACAGATGAACATCGGTAAAATCGTGCAGGTGATCGGTCCGGTCCTGGACGTGGAGTTTCCCCCTGGCAAGCTTCCTGCCATCTACAACGCCTTGAAGGTGAAGGTTCCCGGAGCGGTCCTGGTTTCCGAGGTCGCCTCGCACCTCGGCGACAATATGGTGCGGGCCATCGCGATGGCCGCGACGGACGGCCTAACCCGGGGCATGACGGTCGAGGATTCTGGAGCCCCGATCACCGTTCCCGTGGGCAAGCCCTGCCTGGGAAGGCTCGTGGACGTCTTGGGCCAGCCCAAGGATTATAGGGGAGACATCGTCGCCGCCGAGCACCTGCCTATACACCGGGATCCCCCCGCCATGGTGGACCAGGAGACCACTCCTCAGATTTTCGAGACCGGCATTAAGGTCGTGGATCTCCTCGAACCCTACATGAAGGGAGGCAAGGTCGGTCTCTTCGGGGGTGCCGGCGTGGGCAAGACCGTCATCATCATGGAACTCATCAACAACGTGGCCAAGGAGCATGGCGGCGTTTCCGTGTTCGGCGGCGTGGGCGAGAGAAGCCGCGAGGGCAACGACCTCTGGCGCGAGATGCAGGAGGCCAAGCTCTCCGACGGCTCTCCAGTGCTTTCCAAGACCGTCCTCGTCTACGGGCAGATGAACGAGCCTCCCGGCGCCCGCGCCCGCGTGGGTCTCACCGCGCTCACCCAGGCCGAGTATTTCCGCGACAAGGAAGGCCAGGACGTGCTTCTCTTCGTGGACAACGTTTTCCGCTACGTTCTCGCCAACGCCGAGGTCTCGGCCCTTCTTGGGCGCATGCCCTC encodes the following:
- the atpD gene encoding F0F1 ATP synthase subunit beta, which encodes MNIGKIVQVIGPVLDVEFPPGKLPAIYNALKVKVPGAVLVSEVASHLGDNMVRAIAMAATDGLTRGMTVEDSGAPITVPVGKPCLGRLVDVLGQPKDYRGDIVAAEHLPIHRDPPAMVDQETTPQIFETGIKVVDLLEPYMKGGKVGLFGGAGVGKTVIIMELINNVAKEHGGVSVFGGVGERSREGNDLWREMQEAKLSDGSPVLSKTVLVYGQMNEPPGARARVGLTALTQAEYFRDKEGQDVLLFVDNVFRYVLANAEVSALLGRMPSAVGYQPTLTTEVGALQERITSTKKGSITSIQAVYVPADDLTDPGVATTFTHLDATTVLSRQIAELGIYPAVDPLESTSRILDPKIVGSEHYQVARSVQKILQRYRDLQDIIAILGIDELSDEDKIMVARARKIQKFLSQPFFVAQQFTGMEGKYVKLKDTIRGFKELVEGKYDALPEQAFYMVGGIDEAVAKAESLKQ
- a CDS encoding PilZ domain-containing protein, whose amino-acid sequence is MALIGELLNEKRRHPRFPVGIALDVHSHGQPVNKHRGTIADLSISGMSFETDAVLEQGMSLYLKLAKLDQPLEIRGEIRHMKGSSGQGLHRYGVHFHKIGYMDRQGLRPDRFITAKFRKGKL